From Caulobacter segnis, a single genomic window includes:
- a CDS encoding ABC transporter substrate-binding protein — protein MLRRQLLLAPAAALLAGCGRTDTPVIGGLESVRRADAAAREGGVTIYANTGDAEIEPVVSAFHAEHPKVRVDFQRQNSAELYQRYLAERRAGKPSADLVWSSAMDLQIKLINDGYAQTFDTPARAMLPRWTVWKSQGFGVTAEPIVFAYDRRRLPDAQAPRNHAALGKMLGDGALKGSIGLFDVGRSGVGFLYYSQDRLAWSETLALTRAMGATRPHLYESTATLLQAIADQQIVLGYNVVGSYALEAQRANPNIGVIFPSDYTLVMSRIAFISARARRPYAAKMFLDFLLSVKGQRLLAQSNLTPVRPDVAGGAGRAPEASARPIEVGPALLANLDQMRRRRLVADWREALGSDHVDDYRRVRDSLMTGNRP, from the coding sequence ATGCTTCGACGACAGCTTCTCCTCGCGCCGGCGGCGGCCTTGCTAGCCGGTTGCGGGCGCACCGATACGCCGGTGATCGGCGGGCTGGAAAGCGTCCGGCGGGCCGACGCGGCCGCGCGGGAGGGCGGCGTCACCATCTACGCCAACACCGGCGACGCCGAGATCGAGCCCGTGGTCTCGGCCTTCCACGCCGAGCACCCGAAGGTCCGCGTCGACTTCCAGCGCCAGAACTCCGCCGAGCTCTACCAGCGCTACCTGGCCGAGCGACGGGCGGGCAAGCCGTCAGCAGACCTGGTCTGGAGCTCGGCGATGGACCTGCAGATCAAGCTGATCAACGATGGCTATGCGCAGACCTTTGACACGCCGGCCCGGGCGATGCTGCCGCGCTGGACAGTCTGGAAGAGCCAGGGGTTCGGCGTGACGGCCGAGCCGATCGTCTTCGCCTATGACCGTCGCCGCCTGCCCGACGCCCAGGCCCCGCGCAACCATGCGGCCTTGGGCAAGATGCTGGGCGACGGTGCGCTCAAAGGCTCTATCGGGCTCTTCGACGTCGGCCGCTCGGGCGTGGGATTCCTCTACTATTCGCAGGATCGGCTGGCGTGGTCCGAGACCCTGGCCCTGACGCGGGCCATGGGCGCGACCCGGCCGCACCTCTACGAATCGACCGCCACCCTGCTGCAGGCGATCGCCGACCAGCAGATCGTGCTGGGCTACAACGTCGTGGGCTCCTACGCCCTGGAGGCCCAGCGGGCCAATCCGAACATCGGGGTGATCTTCCCCAGCGACTACACCCTGGTGATGTCGCGCATCGCCTTCATCTCGGCGCGGGCCCGCCGGCCCTACGCCGCCAAGATGTTCCTGGACTTCCTGTTGTCGGTGAAGGGCCAACGCCTGCTGGCCCAGAGCAACCTCACGCCGGTGCGGCCCGACGTGGCCGGCGGAGCGGGCAGGGCACCCGAGGCCTCGGCGCGTCCGATCGAGGTCGGTCCCGCCTTGCTGGCCAATCTGGACCAGATGCGCCGCCGGCGCCTCGTCGCCGATTGGCGCGAAGCCCTCGGTTCGGACCACGTCGACGACTATCGGCGCGTCCGCGACAGTCTCATGACAGGTAACCGACCCTAG
- a CDS encoding response regulator transcription factor — protein MRLLFVEDDEALGRGVVAFLRSENFTVDWVTDGETALEQQAEPYSVIVLDLGLPDISGLDVLVRLRRAGNRTPLLILTARDALKDRVSGLDLGADDYMLKPFEPEELAARVRALARRRGGDPSPTLSVGNLTIDRNGARAYVDGRDLELRRREHTVLLVLAANAGKIVTRQRLIGEVFGHDDEAGPNALDVYVGRVRRKLEPNGPKITTLRGQGYLLEP, from the coding sequence ATGCGGCTGCTGTTCGTGGAGGACGACGAAGCGCTGGGACGCGGCGTCGTGGCCTTCCTCAGGTCCGAGAATTTCACGGTCGACTGGGTCACCGATGGCGAAACCGCGCTTGAACAGCAGGCCGAGCCGTACTCGGTCATCGTCCTGGACCTGGGCCTGCCGGACATCAGCGGTCTCGATGTGCTTGTGCGCCTGCGCCGGGCCGGTAACCGCACGCCGCTGCTGATCCTGACCGCTCGCGACGCCCTCAAGGACCGGGTCAGCGGCCTGGATCTGGGGGCCGACGACTACATGCTCAAGCCGTTCGAGCCCGAGGAGCTGGCGGCCCGCGTCCGCGCCCTCGCCCGACGGCGCGGCGGCGATCCCTCACCCACGCTTTCGGTGGGCAATCTGACGATCGACCGCAACGGCGCCCGCGCCTATGTCGATGGCCGTGACCTCGAGCTGCGCCGGCGCGAACACACCGTGCTCCTGGTGCTGGCCGCCAACGCCGGCAAGATCGTTACGCGACAGCGTCTGATCGGCGAGGTCTTCGGCCACGACGACGAAGCCGGCCCCAACGCCCTGGACGTCTATGTCGGCCGCGTTCGCCGCAAGCTGGAGCCCAACGGCCCCAAGATCACAACCTTGCGTGGCCAGGGCTATCTGCTCGAGCCCTGA
- a CDS encoding sensor histidine kinase yields the protein MVRIRSLTTRLLVALVAPLIVSAVLIGIGDAWVTQRVVDDTSDRLLAGSVRAIAESVTFETDHIEVDLPPWAFGLLDSPQRDSVFYNVRESGRVLTGYDDLPDFDREAIAADGEPVFRTVVYQDRRVRQSAVALRVPGAAAPVVISVAQTLESRGAVRNSLMTTVGAIEVGLVGLVALLIWPAATWSLSPLDGLRRGLAKRSDARDPDFAPVAVGDVPNELQPVVVAFNSLLGQLERSVDGVRRFTADASHQIRTPLAIVKTHLAVLAKGKRTAADQDSLTDALEAVDRLQRLIEQLLALARAEAGETDGRQQADLAACARSLIDRWSRRATAEGATLGLLIEAEPVGVPLAAPLVDQILENLVDNALSYGGRTIVIGISQTEAQATLWVADDGPGLPPALQQRPFERFMRGPQSSGQGSGLGLSIVKALAERAGGDVVLEAPLEGGLRVGLSFPRISL from the coding sequence ATGGTCCGGATCCGATCCCTTACCACCCGCTTGCTCGTCGCCCTCGTGGCGCCGCTGATCGTGTCGGCGGTGCTGATCGGGATCGGCGACGCCTGGGTCACCCAGAGGGTGGTGGACGACACCTCCGACCGCTTGCTGGCTGGCTCGGTGCGCGCCATCGCCGAATCCGTGACCTTCGAGACTGATCATATCGAGGTCGACCTGCCGCCTTGGGCCTTCGGCCTGCTGGACAGCCCCCAGCGCGACAGCGTGTTCTACAATGTACGCGAGTCGGGTCGGGTGCTTACAGGCTATGACGACTTGCCCGATTTCGACCGCGAAGCGATCGCCGCCGATGGCGAGCCCGTGTTCCGGACCGTGGTCTATCAGGATCGCCGCGTGCGCCAGTCCGCCGTTGCTCTGCGGGTTCCGGGCGCGGCGGCTCCGGTGGTGATCTCGGTGGCTCAGACGCTGGAGTCCCGAGGGGCGGTCCGTAACTCCCTGATGACCACGGTCGGCGCTATCGAGGTCGGGCTCGTCGGCCTTGTCGCTCTGTTGATCTGGCCAGCCGCGACCTGGAGCCTGAGCCCACTGGACGGCCTACGACGAGGACTGGCCAAGCGTTCGGACGCCCGCGACCCGGACTTCGCACCGGTGGCCGTCGGCGACGTGCCAAACGAACTTCAGCCCGTGGTGGTGGCGTTCAACAGCCTTCTGGGTCAGTTGGAGCGCTCAGTCGACGGCGTGCGTCGCTTCACCGCCGACGCCTCCCACCAGATCCGCACGCCGCTAGCCATCGTGAAGACCCACCTCGCCGTACTCGCGAAAGGCAAGCGCACGGCGGCGGATCAAGACTCGCTGACCGACGCACTGGAGGCCGTCGACCGGCTACAGCGTCTAATCGAACAGCTTCTGGCCCTGGCTCGCGCCGAGGCCGGCGAGACCGACGGTCGCCAGCAAGCGGACTTGGCCGCCTGCGCGCGCAGCCTGATCGACCGCTGGTCCCGACGCGCGACCGCAGAGGGCGCTACCCTGGGCCTCCTGATCGAAGCCGAGCCCGTAGGTGTGCCGCTGGCTGCGCCCCTGGTCGACCAGATTCTTGAGAACCTGGTCGACAACGCGCTCAGCTACGGCGGTCGCACCATCGTCATCGGAATTAGTCAAACTGAGGCCCAGGCGACCCTTTGGGTTGCGGACGACGGCCCCGGCTTGCCGCCAGCGCTTCAGCAACGTCCATTCGAGCGCTTCATGCGTGGCCCGCAAAGTTCAGGCCAGGGTAGCGGCCTGGGCCTTTCCATCGTCAAGGCTCTTGCCGAACGCGCCGGAGGCGATGTCGTGCTGGAGGCGCCGCTCGAAGGCGGACTGCGCGTCGGCTTGAGCTTCCCTAGGATATCGCTTTAG
- a CDS encoding alpha/beta fold hydrolase: MRIAETDALRMAYVEAGPADGWPVILSHGFPYDVHAYDEVAPILAAAGARVLAPYLRGFGPTQMRHDGQMRSGQQAALGKDLIDLMNALGVNRAILAGYDWGGLSSCVAAALWPERVAGLVSLAGYDVIDIERMRHPFPPSLEAVMWYQHLFQTERGREALTTDRRALCELLWRQWSPRWNFDAATFERTAPSFDNPDFVDIVIHAYRFDFGLAAGDPELEPLERRLQARPRIRVPAVTLDGADDPLKPGGTADHAPMFAGPHEHRTIPCGHNLPQEAPASFAEAVLTVRKMANAA, encoded by the coding sequence GTGCGGATCGCCGAAACTGACGCCTTGCGAATGGCCTATGTCGAGGCCGGTCCGGCCGACGGTTGGCCTGTCATTCTGTCCCACGGGTTTCCGTACGATGTTCACGCCTATGACGAGGTCGCGCCGATCCTGGCTGCGGCCGGCGCTCGGGTCTTGGCGCCCTATCTCCGGGGCTTTGGTCCGACGCAGATGCGCCATGACGGCCAGATGCGCTCTGGCCAGCAGGCCGCGCTGGGCAAGGATCTGATCGATCTCATGAACGCCCTCGGCGTCAACCGCGCGATCCTGGCGGGCTACGACTGGGGAGGGCTGTCGTCCTGCGTGGCCGCCGCGCTCTGGCCCGAGCGCGTCGCCGGCCTGGTGTCCCTTGCGGGTTACGACGTGATCGACATCGAACGCATGAGACACCCGTTCCCGCCGAGCCTGGAGGCGGTGATGTGGTATCAGCACCTCTTCCAGACGGAGCGCGGCCGCGAGGCGCTCACGACCGATCGCCGAGCGCTCTGCGAGCTTCTCTGGCGCCAATGGTCTCCGCGCTGGAACTTTGACGCCGCCACGTTCGAACGGACGGCGCCGTCGTTCGACAACCCCGATTTCGTGGACATCGTGATCCATGCCTACCGGTTCGACTTTGGCCTGGCCGCGGGCGATCCTGAGCTGGAGCCGCTAGAGAGGCGGCTACAGGCTCGCCCGAGGATCAGGGTTCCCGCCGTGACCCTGGACGGCGCCGATGACCCGCTGAAGCCCGGCGGAACGGCGGACCATGCCCCGATGTTCGCCGGTCCGCATGAGCATCGAACCATCCCCTGCGGGCACAACCTTCCGCAGGAAGCTCCCGCCTCCTTTGCCGAGGCCGTTCTAACGGTGCGTAAGATGGCGAACGCTGCCTAA
- a CDS encoding TetR/AcrR family transcriptional regulator: protein MPELSPGFPPGDARNAIAEAALAVFAAHGFHGAGTRQIAQVAGVSQPLLNHHFGGKEALWRVVGEQITADFMAFMASAVDIGLPAGDAVRAMLRAYLTFWKARPLSFRFNLWRRLDGLEDERVSRSEQMTGQVVALMQRAQEADFVRKDLPPGLAAIMGGALVQFWLESQLEIRAALAVTGDDDLADEDAIDHIVSLLRATN from the coding sequence ATGCCTGAACTGAGCCCCGGCTTTCCGCCAGGCGACGCCCGCAATGCGATCGCCGAAGCCGCGCTGGCCGTGTTCGCGGCGCACGGATTCCATGGCGCCGGCACCCGTCAGATCGCTCAGGTGGCGGGCGTGTCTCAGCCCCTGCTCAACCATCATTTTGGCGGCAAGGAAGCGTTGTGGCGTGTGGTCGGGGAGCAAATCACCGCCGACTTCATGGCCTTCATGGCTAGCGCCGTGGATATTGGTCTCCCGGCGGGTGACGCGGTTAGGGCGATGCTCCGTGCTTATCTGACGTTCTGGAAGGCGCGGCCCTTGTCGTTCCGGTTCAATCTCTGGCGGCGGCTGGACGGATTGGAAGACGAACGCGTTTCCCGCTCCGAGCAGATGACCGGGCAGGTCGTCGCCCTCATGCAACGCGCCCAGGAAGCCGACTTTGTTCGCAAGGATCTGCCGCCCGGCCTCGCGGCGATCATGGGCGGAGCGCTTGTGCAGTTCTGGCTCGAAAGTCAGCTCGAGATCCGCGCGGCCCTGGCGGTCACCGGCGATGACGACTTGGCCGATGAGGACGCGATAGACCATATCGTCAGCCTGCTTCGCGCGACGAATTGA
- a CDS encoding alpha/beta fold hydrolase, whose product MPPLIQPAKTFVLVHGASHGGWCYDRVAAILRSQGHRVFAPTLAGLAERASMDARRINLTTHIEEILALFEAEDLHNAVLCGHSYGGMVIAGVADRIPDRIDSLVFLDAVVPENGKCMNDYVFPGWRLVPILISVWLFGRGYKLTPPPPAWFFNVNKADRAMVDERLTGHPFKTLTEKIQIGSGADRIPNHAYIYATNWGNPQITKQYDLAKRCDGWKVFEVESGHDVMIDAPQDLARILDSLPLGFVQGDQPMTNIIRMVANVTVADLEAAIPLYQRLAGEETVKRFAYKNLNCANIGPYLLLEGAMDDHISQVATVLVRSAAEAQAAVEEAGGRVLEGPGEVPNGARVVMEHPDGAVFEYLQPKGA is encoded by the coding sequence GTGCCCCCTCTGATCCAGCCCGCGAAGACCTTCGTTCTCGTCCACGGCGCGAGCCATGGCGGCTGGTGCTACGACCGGGTCGCTGCGATCCTGAGGTCGCAGGGCCACCGGGTGTTCGCGCCGACCCTTGCCGGCCTGGCAGAGCGGGCGTCCATGGATGCGCGTCGGATCAACCTGACCACCCATATCGAAGAAATCCTCGCGCTGTTTGAAGCGGAAGACCTGCACAACGCGGTTCTGTGCGGCCACTCCTATGGTGGCATGGTCATAGCTGGCGTCGCCGATCGGATCCCTGATCGCATTGACAGTCTCGTCTTCCTCGACGCCGTCGTGCCCGAGAACGGCAAGTGCATGAACGACTACGTCTTTCCCGGCTGGCGCCTCGTGCCCATCCTGATCTCGGTCTGGCTCTTTGGCCGCGGCTACAAGCTGACGCCGCCACCACCGGCCTGGTTCTTCAACGTGAACAAGGCGGATCGCGCCATGGTGGACGAACGTCTCACGGGGCATCCTTTCAAGACGCTTACCGAGAAAATACAGATCGGAAGCGGCGCCGACCGCATTCCCAACCACGCCTATATCTACGCGACTAACTGGGGAAACCCTCAGATCACCAAGCAATACGACCTCGCGAAAAGATGCGACGGGTGGAAGGTGTTTGAGGTCGAAAGCGGTCATGACGTCATGATCGACGCGCCGCAGGACCTTGCCCGGATTCTCGATTCCCTGCCGTTAGGCTTCGTCCAAGGAGATCAGCCCATGACCAACATCATCAGGATGGTGGCCAATGTGACCGTCGCAGACCTAGAGGCGGCCATTCCGCTCTATCAGCGCCTTGCCGGCGAGGAGACGGTCAAGCGGTTCGCCTACAAGAACCTCAACTGCGCCAACATCGGGCCGTATCTGCTGCTGGAGGGGGCGATGGACGATCACATCTCTCAAGTCGCCACGGTCCTGGTTCGGTCGGCGGCTGAGGCGCAGGCGGCCGTCGAGGAAGCTGGCGGCCGCGTGCTCGAAGGACCGGGCGAGGTGCCCAACGGTGCGCGCGTGGTGATGGAGCATCCCGATGGCGCCGTATTCGAATATTTGCAGCCCAAGGGCGCCTAG
- a CDS encoding winged helix-turn-helix transcriptional regulator, translated as MNRDEVLRYSQTICDGLRDDDDGVRREVLAHAGSRWSLGVIHTLGVYGQLRHADIGRRMHGVTQRMLTRTLRQLERDGLVIRHDFDEVPPHVEYQLSDTGMELLVRMAPLWTWIVENADGFRAAREAFDKSNLGETPRLAQTGW; from the coding sequence TTGAACCGCGACGAGGTTCTTAGGTACTCCCAGACCATCTGCGATGGCCTCAGAGACGACGATGACGGAGTGCGGCGGGAAGTGCTGGCGCATGCCGGCAGTCGCTGGTCGCTTGGCGTCATTCATACGCTCGGGGTGTACGGTCAACTGCGCCATGCAGACATTGGCCGACGCATGCATGGCGTCACCCAGCGGATGTTGACGCGCACGCTTCGCCAATTGGAGCGCGACGGATTGGTGATCCGTCACGACTTCGACGAAGTGCCGCCTCACGTCGAGTATCAGCTGTCCGACACGGGCATGGAACTGTTGGTGCGGATGGCGCCGCTATGGACCTGGATCGTTGAAAACGCCGATGGCTTTCGGGCGGCGAGGGAGGCATTCGACAAGAGCAACCTCGGTGAAACGCCCCGGCTGGCGCAAACTGGCTGGTAG
- a CDS encoding aromatic alcohol reductase, producing the protein MNDVVAAVKSRNILVLGAGELGMPVLRNLARRAKTIDGASISVLLRASAVTSDEPSKKRDIKEIRDLGIEVVIGDLVQSSIDELASVFARYDTVIGCAGYAAGIDTPMKLAKAALRSGIPRYFPWQFGVDFEAIGRGGPQDIFDAQLDVRELLRSQDKTEWVVISTGMFMSYLFEPEFGVVDLENSAVHALGSLDTAVTLTTPDDIGRLTAEVVFFQPTIRNEIVFLAGDTVTYGEVADRLEAALDRPFGRSEWTVPFLMDELADDPRNMMRKYRAAFAIGRGVAWDKAGTFNARQAIQVTDLAAWIGANLTPSSNA; encoded by the coding sequence ATGAATGACGTCGTCGCCGCCGTGAAGTCCCGAAACATCCTCGTGCTGGGGGCTGGTGAACTGGGCATGCCCGTCCTGCGCAACCTGGCGCGTCGCGCCAAGACCATCGACGGCGCCAGCATCAGCGTCCTCCTCCGCGCCAGCGCCGTCACGTCCGACGAGCCAAGCAAGAAGCGAGACATCAAAGAGATCCGCGACCTTGGGATCGAGGTCGTCATCGGCGACCTGGTCCAGAGCTCGATCGACGAGCTGGCGTCGGTTTTCGCGCGGTATGACACCGTGATCGGTTGCGCGGGCTATGCCGCCGGGATCGACACGCCGATGAAGTTGGCCAAGGCCGCGTTACGGTCGGGGATTCCGCGTTATTTCCCCTGGCAGTTCGGCGTCGACTTCGAAGCGATCGGACGCGGCGGCCCGCAGGACATCTTCGACGCCCAGCTCGACGTTCGGGAGCTGCTCCGTTCGCAAGACAAGACCGAGTGGGTCGTCATCTCGACCGGCATGTTCATGAGTTATCTGTTCGAACCGGAGTTCGGCGTCGTCGATCTGGAAAATAGCGCGGTTCACGCTCTCGGCAGTCTCGACACCGCCGTCACGCTGACAACGCCCGACGACATCGGGAGGCTCACCGCCGAGGTTGTGTTCTTCCAACCGACCATCCGCAACGAGATCGTGTTCCTGGCCGGCGACACCGTCACCTACGGCGAGGTGGCGGATAGGCTGGAAGCGGCCCTTGATCGACCGTTCGGCCGGTCCGAGTGGACTGTACCTTTCCTGATGGACGAGCTGGCGGACGATCCCAGGAACATGATGCGCAAGTACCGCGCGGCCTTCGCCATCGGGCGCGGGGTTGCCTGGGACAAG